TTATGAATCAGGAAGGGTAGGTGCCATCGTGTTACCACTGTCCTACCTACACAGGGTAAATGACCCACCCAGCTACCCCATAGATAAGTTATTCACGGATTACCTGGGCCAGCTAATCATAAGCCCCTACGCCATTGCCGCCAGGGATGAGGCATCAAGCACCATAAGGGCACTGTACGAGTCTGGGATAAAGGGTATGACCAACCCCAGCATTAGGAGGGTGATTCAGGAAAAACTGGTTAAATTGGGCCTTGACCTACCCCAGTACACACTTAACTTCATACTATCCAATGTAAAATTCAGCCTCATTGACACGGTACAGGAGAGCCTAATGAACCTAGTGGGTAGGATATATGGTGGGAGATTAAGTGAGTTAATAGGGTCCAGGGCACCAATTGATTAATAAACCAGCCCCAGTAAGAGGTTGGGGTGATGTAAAGGTTTCCGGCCTGAGGCTTGATGACATCACCCCTTGCTGACGAGCCACGGCGATGACTACTTATTAGGAAGTAGTTATAAAGGGGTGTAATAGGTGTATTTAGGGTTATGGATCCAATAGATGATTATATAAAGGACGAGGTTAAGGGGTTAATGGGGGAGTCCGCATTCACTTACCTGGCCAAGGCACGTGAGGTAAGTGAGAGGAAGGGTATTAGGGTTATCTCCTTCGGAATTGGACAGCCAGACCTACCCACATTCCCCAACATAGTAAATGCAGCCAAGAGGGCGTTGGATGAGGGGTTCACTGGATACACCGAAACATCGGGCATTAAGGAGCTTAGGGAGGCGGTGGCTGATTACCTAAACTATAGATACCACGCCAGGGTGCTTCCCGAGGAGGTAATAATAACGACCGGCACAAAGACAGCCATATTCCTAGCCCTATCAGCCTATGTGAGGCCAGGTGATGAGGTGATAATACCGGACCCCGCATACCCAGCATATGCGGAGATAACAAAGTTCAACGGTGGGAGGCCCGTTTACGTGCCCCTAAGATTCAACGTGGAGGATGGGTTTAGGCTTGATGTTGAGGGTATTGAGAGGGCCTTGACCGACAGGACCAGGGTTGTGGTCATTAATAACCCGCATAACCCCACGGGCGCCGTGTTCAACGCGAGGGATGTGATGAAGGTTTTGGAGATCGCAAGGGATCACAGGTTATTGGTAGTTGTTGATGAGATTTATGATAACTTCGTGTACGAGGATGGCGCATTCAAGGGAGTCCTAGAACTCGAGCCAGAGTGGAGGAAGTACATAATCTATACTAATGGCTTTAGTAAGACGTTTTCCATGACCGGTTGGAGGCTCGGTTACCTAGTCGCCAGTAGGGATGTGATTAAGTACCTAGAGAGGCTGGCTACGAACGTTTACAGTTGCCCACCATCCATAGCCCAGTGGGCAGGTGTTGAGGCCCTGAGGAGTGAGAGGTCATGGCGTGAGAGTAGGAGAATGGTTGAATTGTTTAGAAGGCGTAGGGACGTTATGTATGAGGAGTTAAGGAAGATACCTGGCATTGAGGTGTGGAGGGGTAATGGGGCATTTTACATGTATCCCAGGGTAGCCCCACTACTTAATAAGCTGGGCATGGACGTGGAATCCTTCACAAACTGGCTCCTTGAGGACCACGGCGTAGTGGTACTACCAGGCACCGCATTCTCCGAAACACATATGGGTAGGGAGTTTGTGAGACTTAGCTATGCACTGGATGAGGAGGACATAAGGGAAGGGGTAAGGAGGATCCTCAAGGCGGTAATGCAGAGGCTAGGTAAATAAGGTGCTGCGTTGTGGAATAACAATATGGGGCATGTATACGTTGACGTGACAATATACGGGAGGGAACCAAGAACCGTAAAGGCCCTGGTGGACACGGGCGCCACCTACACAGTCATACCCAGGAAACTGGCCGAGGAACTCGGCATAAGGGGTTTGGGAACCTTCGTTAACGTACT
This is a stretch of genomic DNA from Vulcanisaeta thermophila. It encodes these proteins:
- a CDS encoding DUF3834 domain-containing protein, which translates into the protein MKFLAVNGVVSLPLLATQDSGLDIVYGSYELLGNDFVGLNGNLVHVLQQAPRINARVRWLLGRNYVWVWEREPWIRNNARVGTLYLGSTPDIMIRAFSTALGLDLKVINYEDFKELINDYESGRVGAIVLPLSYLHRVNDPPSYPIDKLFTDYLGQLIISPYAIAARDEASSTIRALYESGIKGMTNPSIRRVIQEKLVKLGLDLPQYTLNFILSNVKFSLIDTVQESLMNLVGRIYGGRLSELIGSRAPID
- a CDS encoding pyridoxal phosphate-dependent aminotransferase — its product is MDPIDDYIKDEVKGLMGESAFTYLAKAREVSERKGIRVISFGIGQPDLPTFPNIVNAAKRALDEGFTGYTETSGIKELREAVADYLNYRYHARVLPEEVIITTGTKTAIFLALSAYVRPGDEVIIPDPAYPAYAEITKFNGGRPVYVPLRFNVEDGFRLDVEGIERALTDRTRVVVINNPHNPTGAVFNARDVMKVLEIARDHRLLVVVDEIYDNFVYEDGAFKGVLELEPEWRKYIIYTNGFSKTFSMTGWRLGYLVASRDVIKYLERLATNVYSCPPSIAQWAGVEALRSERSWRESRRMVELFRRRRDVMYEELRKIPGIEVWRGNGAFYMYPRVAPLLNKLGMDVESFTNWLLEDHGVVVLPGTAFSETHMGREFVRLSYALDEEDIREGVRRILKAVMQRLGK